A region from the Corynebacterium halotolerans YIM 70093 = DSM 44683 genome encodes:
- the glp gene encoding gephyrin-like molybdotransferase Glp, translating to MSHVGAPARSIDEHLAAVLSLSRTTAPVTLPSVAALGSVLAADAVATLAVPPFSNSAMDGFLLHAADLNGAGPWTLPVAGDVPAGSTAVEVPRGAAVRIMTGAPVGDPVDPGLIVVPVEQTTTPPGPGVLPAEVTVREVTPGRAHIRRAGANTSPGDVVARAGTRVDAGTLAALVSAGVDSVSTHPPVRVAVISSGDELVEPGVTPGPGQIPDSNGLMLAALLTEAGVSDVSRAHAGDVDGGFAEELSRACTDNDLVITSGGVSAGAFDVVREVTGAGDMWFGHVAQKPGAPQGLGVWEDTPLVCLPGNPVAAFVSFHLYVAPLVRALAGHPAPASQLARPHVTAVAEREFPVPRDRAIIVPVRLDWSTGRAVATPFARRGVGSHLVASLVATDGLAVIAPDAPAPAAGDPVTVVLTH from the coding sequence CACGTCGGCGCTCCGGCGCGCTCCATCGACGAGCATCTGGCGGCCGTGCTCTCCCTCAGCCGCACGACGGCCCCGGTCACCCTCCCGAGTGTTGCCGCCCTGGGATCCGTCCTGGCCGCCGACGCCGTCGCGACGCTGGCGGTCCCGCCGTTCTCCAACTCCGCGATGGACGGTTTCCTCCTCCACGCCGCCGACCTGAACGGTGCCGGACCCTGGACGCTGCCGGTCGCCGGCGACGTCCCGGCCGGCTCGACGGCGGTGGAGGTTCCGCGTGGTGCGGCCGTGCGGATCATGACGGGCGCACCCGTCGGCGACCCGGTCGACCCCGGGCTCATCGTCGTGCCCGTCGAACAGACCACCACCCCGCCCGGCCCCGGGGTACTGCCGGCCGAGGTCACCGTGCGCGAGGTCACCCCCGGCCGGGCCCACATCCGCCGCGCCGGGGCCAACACCTCCCCCGGGGACGTCGTCGCCCGGGCCGGCACCCGCGTCGACGCCGGCACGCTGGCCGCCCTGGTCTCCGCCGGGGTGGACTCGGTGTCGACGCACCCGCCGGTGCGGGTGGCGGTGATCTCCTCCGGGGACGAGCTCGTCGAGCCCGGCGTCACGCCCGGCCCGGGGCAGATCCCGGACTCCAACGGCCTGATGCTCGCCGCCCTGCTCACTGAGGCCGGGGTGTCTGACGTCTCCCGCGCCCACGCCGGGGACGTCGACGGCGGCTTCGCCGAGGAGCTCTCCCGCGCCTGCACGGATAATGACCTCGTGATCACCAGCGGCGGGGTCTCGGCCGGAGCGTTCGACGTGGTCCGTGAGGTGACGGGGGCGGGTGACATGTGGTTCGGCCACGTGGCCCAGAAGCCCGGCGCGCCGCAGGGGCTCGGAGTGTGGGAGGACACCCCGCTGGTGTGCCTGCCCGGCAACCCGGTCGCGGCGTTCGTCTCCTTCCACCTGTACGTCGCTCCCCTGGTCCGGGCACTCGCCGGCCATCCGGCACCGGCCTCCCAGCTGGCCCGGCCGCACGTGACGGCCGTGGCGGAGCGGGAGTTCCCCGTCCCGCGGGACCGGGCGATCATTGTCCCGGTGCGGTTGGACTGGTCGACGGGGCGGGCGGTGGCCACCCCGTTCGCCCGGCGGGGCGTGGGCTCCCATCTGGTGGCCTCCCTCGTGGCCACCGACGGCCTC